From the genome of Apodemus sylvaticus chromosome 3, mApoSyl1.1, whole genome shotgun sequence, one region includes:
- the Kif2c gene encoding kinesin-like protein KIF2C isoform X2 yields MESLHARLFPGLSINIQRSNGLIHSANISTVSLEKSCVSVEWTEGGTTKGKEIDIDDVAAINPELLQYLPLRPKGSLPLQENVTVVKQKRKSVNSKIPAPKEGLRSCSTRMSTVSEVQIPSQENEMEVELPVSTNSRKQFSIPSHPRPSCSAVTELPLLMVSEEAEEQVHSTRSTSSANPGNSVRRKSCIVKEMEKMKNKREEKRAQNSEIRIKRAQEYDNSFPNWEFARMIKEFRVTMECNPLTVTDAIEEHRICVCVRKRPLNKQELAKKEIDVISVPSKCLLLVHEPKLKVDLTKYLENQAFCFDFAFDETASNEVVYRFTARPLVQTIFEGGKATCFAYGQTGSGKTHTMGGDLSGRSQNASKGIYAMASRDVFLLKNQPRYRNLNLEVYVTFFEIYNGKVFDLLNKKAKLRVLEDSKQQVQVVGLQEYPVTCADDVIKMINMGSACRTSGQTFANSNSSRSHACFQILLRAKGRLHGKFSLVDLAGNERGADTSSADRQTRMEGAEINKSLLALKECIRALGQNKAHTPFRESKLTQVLRDSFIGENSRTCMIAMISPGINSCEYTLNTLRYADRVKELSPHNGPSGEQPVQMEAEEMEASLNGTSLTGNEEEELSSQMSSFNEAMTQIRELEERAVEELREIVQQGPGWLELSEMTDQPDYDLETFVNKAESALAQQAKHFSALREVIKALRLAMQLEEQASKQINSKKRHQ; encoded by the exons ATGGAGTCGCTTCACGCACGATTGTTTCCTGGTCTCTCCATCAACATTCAACGCAGCAATG GCTTAATTCACAGCGCCAATATAAGCACAGTGAGCTTGGAGAAATCCTGTGTTTCAGTGGAATGGACCGAAGGAGGTACCACAAAAGGCAAAGAG ATTGATATTGATGATGTGGCTGCGATAAACCCAGAGCTCTTACAGTATCTTCCCTTACGACCGAAGGGCAGCCTGCCACTGCAGGAAAACGTGACCGTCGTG aAGCAAAAACGCAAATCAGTCAACTCCAAAATTCCAGCTCCAAAAGAAG GTCTTCGAAGCTGCTCCACTCGCATGTCCACTGTCTCAGAAGTTCAAATCCCTAGTCAGGAGAATGAGATGGAGGTGGAACTGCCTGTTTCTACAAACTCTCGCAAGCAGTTTTCCATTCCCA GTCACCCTAGGCCCTCCTGCTCCGCAGTGACAGAATTACCATTGTTGATGGTCAGTGAGGAGGCAGAAGAGCAAGTCCACTCCACCCGAAGCACCTCCTCTGCAAACCCTGGAAATTCAG tTCGGAGGAAATCATGTATTgtgaaggagatggagaaaatgAAGAACAAGCGTGAAGAGAAGAGGGCTCAGAACTCCGAGATAAGGATAAAAAGAGCTCAG GAATATGACAACAGCTTTCCAAACTGGGAATTTGCCAGGATGATTAAAGAATTTCGGGTTACTATGGAATGTAACCCACTTACTGTGACAGACGCT ATTGAAGAGCACAGGATCTGTGTCTGTGTAAGGAAACGCCCCCTGAACAAACAAG AACTGGCCAAGAAAGAAATCGATGTGATTTCTGTTCCCAGCAAGTGTCTCCTCCTGGTGCATGAGCCCAAGTTAAAAGTGGACTTAACGAAGTACCTGGAGAACCAGGCTTTCTGCTTTGACTTTGCCTTTGATGAAACAGCTTCCAATGAAGTCGTCTACAG GTTCACAGCAAGGCCACTGGTACAGACAATTTTTGAAGGGGGAAAAGCAACATGCTTTGCGTATGGACAGACAGGCAGTGGGAAGACACAC ACAATGGGTGGAGACCTGTCTGGTAGAAGTCAGAATGCATCTAAAGGGATCTACGCGATGGCTT CCCGGGACGTCTTCCTTCTGAAGAATCAGCCTCGATACCGGAACTTAAACCTAGAAGTGTATGTGACATTCTTCGAGATCTACAACGGGAAG GTGTTTGATCTGCTCAACAAAAAGGCCAAGTTACGTGTGCTGGAGGACAGCAAGCAGCAGGTGCAGGTTGTGGGACTACAGGAGTACCCAGTTACCTGTGCCGATGATGTCATCAAGATGATCAACATGGGCAGCGCCTGCAG GACTTCTGGACAAACATTTGCCAACTCCAATTCCTCCCGCTCCCACGCCTGCTTCCAGATTCTTCTTCGAGCTAAAGGGAGATTACATGGCAAATTCTCTTTGGTGGATCTGGCCGGGAATGAACGAGGGGCCGACACGTCTAGTGCTGACCGGCAGACTCGCATGGAGGGTGCAGAAATTAACAAGTCTCTCCTGGCTCTGAAG GAGTGCATCCGGGCGCTGGGACAGAACAAGGCTCATACCCCGTTCCGTGAGAGCAAGCTGACACAGGTGCTGAGGGACTCGTTCATCGGGGAGAACTCAAGGACGTGCATG ATTGCCATGATCTCGCCGGGCATAAACTCCTGTGAATATACCTTAAACACCCTAAGATACGCAGACAG AGTCAAGGAGCTGAGCCCCCACAACGGGCCCAGTGGAGAGCAGCCAGTTCAGATGGAAGCAGAAGAGATGGAAGCCAGCTTGAATGGGACTTCTCTGACTGGCAAT gaagaggaggagctgtCTTCCCAGATGTCCAGCTTTAATGAAGCCATGACTCAGATCAGGGAGCTGGAAGAGAGGGCCGTGGAGGAGCTCAGGGAGATCGTACAG CaaggaccaggctggcttgagcTCTCTGAGATGACGGATCAGCCAGACTATGACTTGGAGACCTTCGTGAACAAGGCAGAGTCTGCCCTGGCACAGCAGGCTAAGCACTTCTCAGCCCTTCGAGAAGTCATCAAGGCCCTGCGCCTGGCCATGCAATTGGAAGAACAGGCTAGCAAACAGATAAACAGCAAGAAACGGCACCAATGA
- the Kif2c gene encoding kinesin-like protein KIF2C isoform X1, producing MESLHARLFPGLSINIQRSNGLIHSANISTVSLEKSCVSVEWTEGGTTKGKEIDIDDVAAINPELLQYLPLRPKGSLPLQENVTVVKQKRKSVNSKIPAPKEGLRSCSTRMSTVSEVQIPSQENEMEVELPVSTNSRKQFSIPTGHPRPSCSAVTELPLLMVSEEAEEQVHSTRSTSSANPGNSVRRKSCIVKEMEKMKNKREEKRAQNSEIRIKRAQEYDNSFPNWEFARMIKEFRVTMECNPLTVTDAIEEHRICVCVRKRPLNKQELAKKEIDVISVPSKCLLLVHEPKLKVDLTKYLENQAFCFDFAFDETASNEVVYRFTARPLVQTIFEGGKATCFAYGQTGSGKTHTMGGDLSGRSQNASKGIYAMASRDVFLLKNQPRYRNLNLEVYVTFFEIYNGKVFDLLNKKAKLRVLEDSKQQVQVVGLQEYPVTCADDVIKMINMGSACRTSGQTFANSNSSRSHACFQILLRAKGRLHGKFSLVDLAGNERGADTSSADRQTRMEGAEINKSLLALKECIRALGQNKAHTPFRESKLTQVLRDSFIGENSRTCMIAMISPGINSCEYTLNTLRYADRVKELSPHNGPSGEQPVQMEAEEMEASLNGTSLTGNEEEELSSQMSSFNEAMTQIRELEERAVEELREIVQQGPGWLELSEMTDQPDYDLETFVNKAESALAQQAKHFSALREVIKALRLAMQLEEQASKQINSKKRHQ from the exons ATGGAGTCGCTTCACGCACGATTGTTTCCTGGTCTCTCCATCAACATTCAACGCAGCAATG GCTTAATTCACAGCGCCAATATAAGCACAGTGAGCTTGGAGAAATCCTGTGTTTCAGTGGAATGGACCGAAGGAGGTACCACAAAAGGCAAAGAG ATTGATATTGATGATGTGGCTGCGATAAACCCAGAGCTCTTACAGTATCTTCCCTTACGACCGAAGGGCAGCCTGCCACTGCAGGAAAACGTGACCGTCGTG aAGCAAAAACGCAAATCAGTCAACTCCAAAATTCCAGCTCCAAAAGAAG GTCTTCGAAGCTGCTCCACTCGCATGTCCACTGTCTCAGAAGTTCAAATCCCTAGTCAGGAGAATGAGATGGAGGTGGAACTGCCTGTTTCTACAAACTCTCGCAAGCAGTTTTCCATTCCCA CAGGTCACCCTAGGCCCTCCTGCTCCGCAGTGACAGAATTACCATTGTTGATGGTCAGTGAGGAGGCAGAAGAGCAAGTCCACTCCACCCGAAGCACCTCCTCTGCAAACCCTGGAAATTCAG tTCGGAGGAAATCATGTATTgtgaaggagatggagaaaatgAAGAACAAGCGTGAAGAGAAGAGGGCTCAGAACTCCGAGATAAGGATAAAAAGAGCTCAG GAATATGACAACAGCTTTCCAAACTGGGAATTTGCCAGGATGATTAAAGAATTTCGGGTTACTATGGAATGTAACCCACTTACTGTGACAGACGCT ATTGAAGAGCACAGGATCTGTGTCTGTGTAAGGAAACGCCCCCTGAACAAACAAG AACTGGCCAAGAAAGAAATCGATGTGATTTCTGTTCCCAGCAAGTGTCTCCTCCTGGTGCATGAGCCCAAGTTAAAAGTGGACTTAACGAAGTACCTGGAGAACCAGGCTTTCTGCTTTGACTTTGCCTTTGATGAAACAGCTTCCAATGAAGTCGTCTACAG GTTCACAGCAAGGCCACTGGTACAGACAATTTTTGAAGGGGGAAAAGCAACATGCTTTGCGTATGGACAGACAGGCAGTGGGAAGACACAC ACAATGGGTGGAGACCTGTCTGGTAGAAGTCAGAATGCATCTAAAGGGATCTACGCGATGGCTT CCCGGGACGTCTTCCTTCTGAAGAATCAGCCTCGATACCGGAACTTAAACCTAGAAGTGTATGTGACATTCTTCGAGATCTACAACGGGAAG GTGTTTGATCTGCTCAACAAAAAGGCCAAGTTACGTGTGCTGGAGGACAGCAAGCAGCAGGTGCAGGTTGTGGGACTACAGGAGTACCCAGTTACCTGTGCCGATGATGTCATCAAGATGATCAACATGGGCAGCGCCTGCAG GACTTCTGGACAAACATTTGCCAACTCCAATTCCTCCCGCTCCCACGCCTGCTTCCAGATTCTTCTTCGAGCTAAAGGGAGATTACATGGCAAATTCTCTTTGGTGGATCTGGCCGGGAATGAACGAGGGGCCGACACGTCTAGTGCTGACCGGCAGACTCGCATGGAGGGTGCAGAAATTAACAAGTCTCTCCTGGCTCTGAAG GAGTGCATCCGGGCGCTGGGACAGAACAAGGCTCATACCCCGTTCCGTGAGAGCAAGCTGACACAGGTGCTGAGGGACTCGTTCATCGGGGAGAACTCAAGGACGTGCATG ATTGCCATGATCTCGCCGGGCATAAACTCCTGTGAATATACCTTAAACACCCTAAGATACGCAGACAG AGTCAAGGAGCTGAGCCCCCACAACGGGCCCAGTGGAGAGCAGCCAGTTCAGATGGAAGCAGAAGAGATGGAAGCCAGCTTGAATGGGACTTCTCTGACTGGCAAT gaagaggaggagctgtCTTCCCAGATGTCCAGCTTTAATGAAGCCATGACTCAGATCAGGGAGCTGGAAGAGAGGGCCGTGGAGGAGCTCAGGGAGATCGTACAG CaaggaccaggctggcttgagcTCTCTGAGATGACGGATCAGCCAGACTATGACTTGGAGACCTTCGTGAACAAGGCAGAGTCTGCCCTGGCACAGCAGGCTAAGCACTTCTCAGCCCTTCGAGAAGTCATCAAGGCCCTGCGCCTGGCCATGCAATTGGAAGAACAGGCTAGCAAACAGATAAACAGCAAGAAACGGCACCAATGA
- the Kif2c gene encoding kinesin-like protein KIF2C isoform X3 — MIDIDDVAAINPELLQYLPLRPKGSLPLQENVTVVKQKRKSVNSKIPAPKEGLRSCSTRMSTVSEVQIPSQENEMEVELPVSTNSRKQFSIPTGHPRPSCSAVTELPLLMVSEEAEEQVHSTRSTSSANPGNSVRRKSCIVKEMEKMKNKREEKRAQNSEIRIKRAQEYDNSFPNWEFARMIKEFRVTMECNPLTVTDAIEEHRICVCVRKRPLNKQELAKKEIDVISVPSKCLLLVHEPKLKVDLTKYLENQAFCFDFAFDETASNEVVYRFTARPLVQTIFEGGKATCFAYGQTGSGKTHTMGGDLSGRSQNASKGIYAMASRDVFLLKNQPRYRNLNLEVYVTFFEIYNGKVFDLLNKKAKLRVLEDSKQQVQVVGLQEYPVTCADDVIKMINMGSACRTSGQTFANSNSSRSHACFQILLRAKGRLHGKFSLVDLAGNERGADTSSADRQTRMEGAEINKSLLALKECIRALGQNKAHTPFRESKLTQVLRDSFIGENSRTCMIAMISPGINSCEYTLNTLRYADRVKELSPHNGPSGEQPVQMEAEEMEASLNGTSLTGNEEEELSSQMSSFNEAMTQIRELEERAVEELREIVQQGPGWLELSEMTDQPDYDLETFVNKAESALAQQAKHFSALREVIKALRLAMQLEEQASKQINSKKRHQ, encoded by the exons ATG ATTGATATTGATGATGTGGCTGCGATAAACCCAGAGCTCTTACAGTATCTTCCCTTACGACCGAAGGGCAGCCTGCCACTGCAGGAAAACGTGACCGTCGTG aAGCAAAAACGCAAATCAGTCAACTCCAAAATTCCAGCTCCAAAAGAAG GTCTTCGAAGCTGCTCCACTCGCATGTCCACTGTCTCAGAAGTTCAAATCCCTAGTCAGGAGAATGAGATGGAGGTGGAACTGCCTGTTTCTACAAACTCTCGCAAGCAGTTTTCCATTCCCA CAGGTCACCCTAGGCCCTCCTGCTCCGCAGTGACAGAATTACCATTGTTGATGGTCAGTGAGGAGGCAGAAGAGCAAGTCCACTCCACCCGAAGCACCTCCTCTGCAAACCCTGGAAATTCAG tTCGGAGGAAATCATGTATTgtgaaggagatggagaaaatgAAGAACAAGCGTGAAGAGAAGAGGGCTCAGAACTCCGAGATAAGGATAAAAAGAGCTCAG GAATATGACAACAGCTTTCCAAACTGGGAATTTGCCAGGATGATTAAAGAATTTCGGGTTACTATGGAATGTAACCCACTTACTGTGACAGACGCT ATTGAAGAGCACAGGATCTGTGTCTGTGTAAGGAAACGCCCCCTGAACAAACAAG AACTGGCCAAGAAAGAAATCGATGTGATTTCTGTTCCCAGCAAGTGTCTCCTCCTGGTGCATGAGCCCAAGTTAAAAGTGGACTTAACGAAGTACCTGGAGAACCAGGCTTTCTGCTTTGACTTTGCCTTTGATGAAACAGCTTCCAATGAAGTCGTCTACAG GTTCACAGCAAGGCCACTGGTACAGACAATTTTTGAAGGGGGAAAAGCAACATGCTTTGCGTATGGACAGACAGGCAGTGGGAAGACACAC ACAATGGGTGGAGACCTGTCTGGTAGAAGTCAGAATGCATCTAAAGGGATCTACGCGATGGCTT CCCGGGACGTCTTCCTTCTGAAGAATCAGCCTCGATACCGGAACTTAAACCTAGAAGTGTATGTGACATTCTTCGAGATCTACAACGGGAAG GTGTTTGATCTGCTCAACAAAAAGGCCAAGTTACGTGTGCTGGAGGACAGCAAGCAGCAGGTGCAGGTTGTGGGACTACAGGAGTACCCAGTTACCTGTGCCGATGATGTCATCAAGATGATCAACATGGGCAGCGCCTGCAG GACTTCTGGACAAACATTTGCCAACTCCAATTCCTCCCGCTCCCACGCCTGCTTCCAGATTCTTCTTCGAGCTAAAGGGAGATTACATGGCAAATTCTCTTTGGTGGATCTGGCCGGGAATGAACGAGGGGCCGACACGTCTAGTGCTGACCGGCAGACTCGCATGGAGGGTGCAGAAATTAACAAGTCTCTCCTGGCTCTGAAG GAGTGCATCCGGGCGCTGGGACAGAACAAGGCTCATACCCCGTTCCGTGAGAGCAAGCTGACACAGGTGCTGAGGGACTCGTTCATCGGGGAGAACTCAAGGACGTGCATG ATTGCCATGATCTCGCCGGGCATAAACTCCTGTGAATATACCTTAAACACCCTAAGATACGCAGACAG AGTCAAGGAGCTGAGCCCCCACAACGGGCCCAGTGGAGAGCAGCCAGTTCAGATGGAAGCAGAAGAGATGGAAGCCAGCTTGAATGGGACTTCTCTGACTGGCAAT gaagaggaggagctgtCTTCCCAGATGTCCAGCTTTAATGAAGCCATGACTCAGATCAGGGAGCTGGAAGAGAGGGCCGTGGAGGAGCTCAGGGAGATCGTACAG CaaggaccaggctggcttgagcTCTCTGAGATGACGGATCAGCCAGACTATGACTTGGAGACCTTCGTGAACAAGGCAGAGTCTGCCCTGGCACAGCAGGCTAAGCACTTCTCAGCCCTTCGAGAAGTCATCAAGGCCCTGCGCCTGGCCATGCAATTGGAAGAACAGGCTAGCAAACAGATAAACAGCAAGAAACGGCACCAATGA